A region of Lichenibacterium dinghuense DNA encodes the following proteins:
- a CDS encoding Crp/Fnr family transcriptional regulator, with the protein MPFSQSASVRNRLLSMLTADDYNHLVPKLERVSLPAQTPIIRAHQPIEHVHFLESGIVTTVAHTDAGRIEVGIIGREGVVGLPAILGADSAPYTSQVQAEGAALRIATSDLSAALASRPSIFRPLGLFAHTLMIQLAQTAYANATFTIEARLARWVLMTQDRTDGDDLAMTHGFLSAMLGVRRPGVTVATHVLEGVGAIRAVRGRIVVRNRERLIHIAGSAYQVAEAEYARVMTRL; encoded by the coding sequence ATGCCGTTTTCCCAGTCCGCGTCAGTTCGCAATCGCCTCCTATCGATGCTGACGGCGGACGACTACAACCATCTCGTGCCGAAGCTGGAACGCGTCTCGCTGCCGGCCCAGACGCCCATCATCAGGGCCCATCAGCCCATCGAACACGTCCATTTTTTGGAGAGCGGCATCGTCACCACGGTCGCTCACACCGATGCGGGGCGGATCGAGGTCGGCATCATCGGGCGCGAGGGCGTCGTCGGGCTCCCCGCCATCCTCGGCGCGGACAGCGCCCCTTACACCTCGCAAGTCCAGGCGGAAGGAGCCGCCCTGCGGATCGCGACGTCGGATCTCAGCGCGGCTCTGGCGAGCCGCCCCTCGATCTTTCGCCCGCTCGGCCTGTTCGCACACACGCTGATGATCCAGTTGGCGCAAACCGCCTATGCCAACGCGACGTTCACGATCGAGGCGCGGCTGGCGCGCTGGGTTCTGATGACCCAGGACAGGACGGACGGCGACGATCTCGCCATGACCCACGGCTTTCTGTCGGCGATGCTCGGTGTGAGACGGCCCGGCGTGACGGTCGCCACCCATGTTCTGGAAGGCGTGGGAGCGATCCGGGCGGTCCGGGGGCGCATCGTGGTCCGCAACCGCGAAAGGCTCATCCACATCGCCGGGAGCGCCTACCAGGTCGCAGAAGCCGAATACGCTCGCGTGATGACACGGCTGTAG